From the genome of Carassius gibelio isolate Cgi1373 ecotype wild population from Czech Republic chromosome A16, carGib1.2-hapl.c, whole genome shotgun sequence, one region includes:
- the LOC128030376 gene encoding protein rapunzel has product MADNEIFDDPEKLKRGLVKVLECVATISSAAAVVNPIFGVAGSLIRVVLHHVDDEDIQKLKREFGSVNRALDEISQQNRQALLQIRKETVDKQYHEVEENIRNQFRKFMEIVEAKPEQVQRKKDDFVESFINDKDDQNMYTLYEGVMGKRKLFSQPILDVYMKHSQGDQRVMENLCTRLAYLFCIGFIALMGYYGLLGDDLESRNEEWEENMRNVQEKMQEVLRRCK; this is encoded by the coding sequence ATGGCTGACAATGAGATATTTGATGACCCAGAGAAGCTGAAGAGGGGTCTAGTGAAGGTTCTGGAGTGTGTGGCCACCATCTCATCTGCAGCAGCGGTGGTCAATCCCATCTTCGGCGTGGCTGGTTCCCTCATCCGGGTGGTGCTGCACCACGTGGACGATGAAGACATCCAGAAACTCAAACGTGAGTTTGGCAGCGTGAATCGAGCCCTGGACGAAATCTCACAGCAGAACCGTCAAGCCCTGCTGCAAATCCGAAAGGAAACGGTGGACAAACAGTACCACGAGGTAGAAGAAAACATCCGCAATCAGTTCCGCAAATTCATGGAGATCGTGGAGGCCAAACCTGAGCAAGTGCAACGCAAGAAAGATGATTTCGTCGAGAGTTTCATCAATGATAAAGATGACCAGAACATGTACACGCTTTATGAAGGCGTGATGGGGAAGCGCAAACTCTTCAGCCAGCCCATCCTAGACGTCTACATGAAGCATTCACAGGGTGACCAGCGCGTCATGGAAAACCTCTGCACTCGACTCGCATACCTGTTCTGCATCGGTTTCATCGCTCTGATGGGCTACTACGGCCTCCTGGGGGATGATCTGGAATCACGAAACGAAGAGTGGGAAGAGAATATGAGGAACGTGCAGGAGAAAATGCAGGAGGTCCTGAGGAGATGCAAGTGA